The DNA segment ATTTGAAAAAATAATAAAACAGGAGGTATTATATTATGCCAAGCTATGTCATTGAAGAGAAGTGTGACGGTTGTAAGGGCGGGGAGAAGACGGCGTGCATGTACATCTGCCCCAACGACCTCATGGTTCTTAACCCCGATGCAATGAAGGCCTACAATCAGGAACCTGACCAGTGCTGGGAGTGCTATAATTGCGTAAAGATCTGTCCGCAGGGCGCTATCGAGGTCCGCCACTATGCCGACATTGCTCCCATGGGCGGCTATGTCCAGCCTATGCGCAGCTCCGATTCCATCATGTGGACTGTCAAGTTCCGCAACGGCAACATAAAGCGTTTCAAATTCCCCATCCGGACTACCCCTGAAGGTTCCATCAAGCCGTACGAGGGCAAGCCCGAACCAGGCTCGATCGACGACGGTCTTCTGTTTACGGAGGCAGGCAAGACGCTTGAAACTCCGTAAGACTTTTAAGGCTTTAAGGTTAAGAAGTGGCTGAACTTGAGAATTGAGAAAAAAGGCATAGACAACGAACGAGTAAAATTAAGGAGGATATAAGATATGGCTCTTCGCAATAAACCGCAGTGGGAACTCCTGGCCGAACCGGATCTGTCCAAGGTCCCGGTTGAGGAGTATGAATATGACGCCATAATCGTTGGCGGTGGTATGGCTGCATGCGGCACGGCTTTTGAGATAGGCAAGTGGATGCCTGCCGGCTCCAAGGTATGTCTGATCGACAAGGCCGCCCTTGAGCGTTCAGGCGCTGTGGCTCAGGGTCTTTCCGCCATCAATACCTATATTGGCGAAAACGCCGTGGCTGATTACGTCCGCATGGTCCGTGGCGATCTCATGGGCGTTGTTCGTGAGGACCTGATTTTTGACCTGGGCCGTCACGTTGACGACTCCGTCCACCTCTTTGAGGAATGGGGGCTTCCCATCTGGAAGCAGAAGGGAGACGAAGGCAAGCCGCTAACCGAGGGTGGCCGGCCTGTGCGCACCGGTAAGTGGCAGATCATGATCAACGGCGAGTCCTACAAGTGCATCGTGGCCGAGGCCGCGAAGAATGCCCTGGACGAGATGGGCTATGACCTCCATGAGCGTATCTTTATCGTAAAGCTCCTTCTGGACGCCAACAAGCCCAATACCATCGCCGGCGCGGTCGGATTCAGCGCCCGCGAGAACAAGATATGCATCTACAAGTGCAAGGCCATGATGGTGGCCTGCGGCGGCGCGGTCAATATCTTCCGCCCGAGGACAACGGACGAGGGCAAGGGCCGCGCATGGTACCCCATCTGGAACGCCGGTTCCACCTATACCATGTGCATGCAGGTCGGTGCCGAGATGACCATGATGGAGAACCGCTTCACCCCGTCCCGCTTCAAGGACGGCTATGGGCCTGTGGGCGCATGGTTCCTGCTCTTCAAGGCTGGTGTGACCAACTGTTACGGCGAGTCTTATGCGTTCAGTGATCATGCCAAGGAGGAGCTGGCAAAGTACCCGCCGTACGGCCAGCAGCCGGTTACCCCCACCTGCCTCAGAAACCACCTCATGCTCATAGAGATGAAGGAAGGCCGCGGCCCTGTTTTCATGGACACTGCTGCCGCACTCAAGAAATTCCTGGATGACAAGAAGGCAGAGGGCATGGATGACAAGGCCCTCAAGAAGTACTGGAAGGAGCTTGAGAGCGAGGCGTGGGAGGACTTCCTCGATATGTCCGTCGGCCAGGCAGGCCTGTGGGCCTCCATGAACATCGAGCCCGAGAAGGTCGGCTCCGAGATCATGCCCACAGAGCCCTACATGCTGGGGAGCCACTCCGGCTGCTGCGGCATCTGGGTCAGCGGCCCCAACGAAGACTGGGTTCCTGATGACTACAAATGGGGCTACAACCGCATGACGACCGTCAACGGCCTGTTTACCGCCGGTGACGGCGTGGGCGCTTCCGGGCACAAGTTCTCATCCGGTTCACATGCCGAGGGCCGTATGGCTGCCAAGGCCATGGCCAAGTACGTTATGGATAATGCAGGCTTTACGCCGGCACTGAAGCAGAGTGCAGACGAGCTCAAGGCGGAGATCTATAAGCCGGTCGTAACGTATTACGAGCACAGCAAGATGACCACCGATGACATGATCAACCCCAACTATATCAGGCCGCGTCACATGATGGAGCGCCTGATGAAGTACACCGACGAGTATGGCGGCGGCTGGTCTCCTTACTACATGACCAATGCAAAGCTCCTTGAAATAGCCATGCACCATCTACAGATGCTCCGTGAGGACTCTGAGAAGATGGCCGCAAGCGGTCTGCACGAGCTGATTCGTGCATGGGAGATGGTCCACCGTATCTGGTGTGTTGAGGATCACCTGCGTCACATCCAGTTCCGCGAAGAGAGCCGTTATCCCGGCTTTTACTATCGTGGTGACTTCCCTGAGGCGGATTCCAAGACCATGGAGGAAGGCGGCTGGAAGTGCTTTGTCAATTCTAAGTACGATCCTGAAAAGGGCGAGTGGTCCATATTCAAGAAGCCGTTGCACCAGATCATCCCTGACTAGTCCGGTCTTCTTAAGTTTAAGGATGGTCGGATGATTTAGACCTTCTAACAGATGTCCAGGCGCCGCTATGGCGGCGCCTGGCATTTTTTTGAATTGGAAATTGGAAATTGGAAATGAGTGATAGTGTCTGAAAATCTGATCGCATTTTTCAGTAGCTAATTTCCAATTTCCAATTTCCAATTTAGATTGCATTTTTTAATTTTTGAAGAAGGAGCGGGCGTATGAGTAAAAGTATACTCGTGATAGGCGGCGGCTTCAGCGGCCTTACAGCCGCGGTTGAGGCCGCTGAAATGGGATATGATGTCTATATAGTGGAGAAGGAAAGTTATATGGGAGGGCGGGTGGCCCAGCTTAACAAGTATTTCCCGAAGCTGTGTCCTCCCACATGCGGGCTTGAGATAAACTACAGGCGCATTAAGACAAACCCGAGGATCACCTTTTACAGTCTGGCGGAGGTGGAGTCTGTGTCCGGGGGACCCGGGAACTTTAATGTACAGGTGAGGGTGAATCCGAGGTACACGACCCCGCAGTGC comes from the Deltaproteobacteria bacterium genome and includes:
- the aprA gene encoding adenylyl-sulfate reductase subunit alpha, which translates into the protein MALRNKPQWELLAEPDLSKVPVEEYEYDAIIVGGGMAACGTAFEIGKWMPAGSKVCLIDKAALERSGAVAQGLSAINTYIGENAVADYVRMVRGDLMGVVREDLIFDLGRHVDDSVHLFEEWGLPIWKQKGDEGKPLTEGGRPVRTGKWQIMINGESYKCIVAEAAKNALDEMGYDLHERIFIVKLLLDANKPNTIAGAVGFSARENKICIYKCKAMMVACGGAVNIFRPRTTDEGKGRAWYPIWNAGSTYTMCMQVGAEMTMMENRFTPSRFKDGYGPVGAWFLLFKAGVTNCYGESYAFSDHAKEELAKYPPYGQQPVTPTCLRNHLMLIEMKEGRGPVFMDTAAALKKFLDDKKAEGMDDKALKKYWKELESEAWEDFLDMSVGQAGLWASMNIEPEKVGSEIMPTEPYMLGSHSGCCGIWVSGPNEDWVPDDYKWGYNRMTTVNGLFTAGDGVGASGHKFSSGSHAEGRMAAKAMAKYVMDNAGFTPALKQSADELKAEIYKPVVTYYEHSKMTTDDMINPNYIRPRHMMERLMKYTDEYGGGWSPYYMTNAKLLEIAMHHLQMLREDSEKMAASGLHELIRAWEMVHRIWCVEDHLRHIQFREESRYPGFYYRGDFPEADSKTMEEGGWKCFVNSKYDPEKGEWSIFKKPLHQIIPD
- the aprB gene encoding adenylyl-sulfate reductase subunit beta — encoded protein: MPSYVIEEKCDGCKGGEKTACMYICPNDLMVLNPDAMKAYNQEPDQCWECYNCVKICPQGAIEVRHYADIAPMGGYVQPMRSSDSIMWTVKFRNGNIKRFKFPIRTTPEGSIKPYEGKPEPGSIDDGLLFTEAGKTLETP